The Hemicordylus capensis ecotype Gifberg chromosome 6, rHemCap1.1.pri, whole genome shotgun sequence genome window below encodes:
- the LOC128328984 gene encoding diacylglycerol kinase kappa-like: MTNDILGQALIEEPSVPEALPAPFMTKDILGEALTEESSVTEPLPAPRMTNDILGEALIEEPSMPDPLPATNITNDILGEAFIEESSMPDPFPAPRITNEILAEALIKEPSVPEPLPAPRITNNILREELTLETFVSEPLPAPRMTNYILGEVLIEELSMPEPHPTTHITNDILGEALTEESSMPEPLPAPRITNNILGEVLIEELSVPEPLPAPHITNDILEEQFTEEPSVPDPLPAPRITNNILAEELTEEPSVPEPLPAPRITNNILGEELTEEPSVPEPLPAPRITNNILGEELTEEPSVTEPLAIT, from the coding sequence atgaccaatgacatcctggggcaagcgctcattgaggaaccctccgtgccagaagcCCTTCCAGCACCTTTCATGACCAaagacatcctgggggaagcgctcactgaggagtcctccgtgacagaaccccttccagcacctcgcatgaccaatgacattctgggggaagctCTTATTGAGGAACCCTCGATGCCAGACCCCCTTCCAGCAACtaacatcaccaatgacatcctgggggaagcattcatcgaggaatcctccatgccagatccgtttccagcacctcgcatcaccaacgagATCTTGGCGGAAGCGCTCATTAAGGAACCCTcagtgccagaaccccttccagcacctcgcatcaccaacaacatcctgagGGAAGAGCTCACTCTGGAAACCTTCGTgtcagaaccccttccagcacctcggaTGACCAACTACATCCTGggcgaagtgctcattgaggaactatccatgccagaaccccatccaacaactcacatcaccaatgacatcttgggggaagcgctcacagaggaatcctccatgccagaaccccttccagcacctcgcatcaccaacaacatcctgggcgaagtgctcattgaggaactctccgtgccagaaccccttccagcacctcatatcaccaacgacatcctggaggaacagttcactgaggaaccctccgtgccagatcctcttccagcacctcgtatcaccaacaacatcctggcggaagagctcactgaggaaccctccgtgccagaacctcttccagcacctcgtatcaccaacaacatcctgggggaagagctcactgaggaaccctccgtgccagaacctcttccagcacctcgtatcaccaacaacatcctgggggaagagctcactgaggaaccctctgtgacagaaccacTAGCCATCACCTAG